The Mercurialis annua linkage group LG8, ddMerAnnu1.2, whole genome shotgun sequence genome window below encodes:
- the LOC126659662 gene encoding uncharacterized protein LOC126659662 yields the protein MSCTQSYTRINTLEIKGLIVKKIGHERADTYFDQLTRLFSYKISKSEFDKFCAKIIGRENIPLHNRLIRSIVKNACLSKSPPPKVKKRVESSLDVKSVNGYQRNCLQSLYGDAFPPSPRKGRSPVNRDRKFRDRPSPLGPHGKPQNMVCEELNSREQEQQSATELLSLGSRPPVEVASVEEGEEVDQAAGSPGVQSRTPVTAPLGVSMNFGGARKSLLNVSLFSNQLRDTCLNNGVLPDTRSLRNRLEQKLEMEGLSVSLECADVLNNAVDMYLKRLIEPCIGLASSRNVNVQFASSGFNGTFPGSHMHRSTESVCASMLDFHAAMELNPQILGKDWPTSLEKLSFRAFEE from the coding sequence ATGTCGTGTACTCAAAGCTATACTCGAATAAATACTTTGGAAATCAAAGGTTTGATTGTTAAAAAGATTGGTCATGAGAGAGCGGATACATACTTTGATCAGCTGACGAGATTGTTTAGTTATAAAATATCTAAGTctgaatttgataaattttgtgCAAAAATTATTGGGAGAGAAAATATTCCTCTGCACAACCGCTTAATCAGATCGATTGTTAAGAATGCTTGCCTTTCAAAAAGTCCCCCACCAAAAGTGAAGAAGAGAGTAGAAAGTAGTCTTGATGTGAAATCTGTGAATGGGTATCAGAGAAATTGCCTTCAATCGCTTTATGGGGACGCCTTCCCTCCTTCACCTAGGAAGGGTAGGTCTCCTGTTAACCGAGATCGCAAGTTTAGGGATCGCCCGAGTCCTTTGGGGCCACATGGGAAGCCTCAAAATATGGTGTGTGAGGAATTGAATTCAAGGGAACAAGAACAGCAAAGTGCTACTGAGTTGCTTTCACTTGGCAGCCGACCTCCAGTTGAAGTTGCTTCGGTTGAAGAAGGAGAGGAGGTTGACCAGGCAGCGGGTAGCCCAGGTGTTCAAAGTAGAACTCCAGTTACTGCCCCTCTCGGTGTTTCCATGAATTTCGGCGGAGCTCGCAAATCTCTTTTAAATGTTTCATTATTTAGTAATCAACTTCGAGATACCTGTCTGAACAATGGTGTGCTTCCTGATACAAGATCATTAAGAAATCGTTTGGAGCAGAAGTTGGAGATGGAGGGTCTTAGTGTATCGTTAGAATGTGCTGACGTATTAAATAATGCCGTGGACATGTATTTGAAGAGGTTGATTGAGCCATGTATAGGCTTAGCTAGCTCAAGAAACGTTAATGTTCAGTTTGCTTCTTCCGGCTTCAATGGGACATTTCCTGGGAGTCACATGCATAGATCGACAGAGTCTGTTTGCGCATCCATGTTGGATTTTCATGCCGCAATGGAGTTGAATCCCCAAATACTTGGAAAAGATTGGCCCACTTCACTTGAGAAACTTTCATTTCGTGCGTTTGAAGAGTGA
- the LOC126662304 gene encoding probable polyamine transporter At3g19553: protein MGEEGLPSDVKNLVKTSPKLTVLPLIALIFYDVSGGPFGVEDSVKSGGGPLLSLLGFLIFPLIWSVPEALVTAELATSFPENGGYVVWISSAFGPFWGFQEGFWKWFSGVMDNALYPVLFLDYLKHSFPVFNRVFARIPALLGITFSLTYLNYRGLHIVGFSAVLLAAFSLFPFFVMTVLSIPRIRPKRWLVLDSSKVNWRGYFNSMFWNLNYWDKASTLAGEVENPSKTFPKALLGAVILVVSSYLIPLLAGTGALMTSSSEWSDGYFAEVGMLIGGVWLKWWIQAAAAMSNLGLFEAEMSGDAFQLLGMSEMGMLPAIFSKRSKYGTPTFSILCSATGVIFLSWMSFQEILEFLNFLYAIGMLLEFAAFIRLRIKKPELHRPYKVPLGTFGATLLCVPPSILLVLVMCLASLRTFVVTGAVIIVGFILYPALLHAKDQKWIKFVTEQPEVSSSGTVTTAVGHETAVVDEASIMLLSDLSSIKTDD from the exons ATGGGTGAAGAGGGATTACCTAGTGATGTTAAAAACTTGGTAAAAACATCTCCAAAATTGACTGTTTTACCCCTGATTGCTTTGATATTCTATGATGTATCTGGGGGTCCTTTTGGTGTTGAGGATTCAGTGAAATCAGGTGGTGGTCCTTTGTTGTCTTTGTTAGGGTTCTTGATTTTTCCATTGATTTGGAGTGTTCCTGAGGCTTTAGTTACAGCAGAATTAGCTACAAGTTTTCCTGAAAATGGTGGCTATGTTGTTTGGATTTCTTCGGCTTTCGGTCCCTTTTGGGGGTTTCAAGAAGGGTTTTGGAAATGGTTTAGTGGTGTTATGGATAATGCTCTTTATCCTGTGTTGTTTCTTGATTATTTGAAGCATTCGTTTCCGGTTTTTAATCGAGTGTTCGCTCGAATCCCTGCTCTTTTAGGTATTACGTTCTCGTTGACGTATTTGAATTATAGAGGATTGCATATTGTTGGATTTTCAGCTGTTTTACTAGCTGCTTTCTCGTTGTTTCCGTTTTTCGTCATGACGGTTCTTTCGATTCCGCGAATTAGGCCTAAACGATGGCTGGTTTTAGATTCTAGTAAAGTGAATTGGAGAGGGTACTTTAATAGCATGTTTTGGAATTTGAATTATTGGGATAAGGCTAGTACTCTTGCAGGGGAGGTTGAAAATCCTAGCAAGACATTTCCGAAGGCGTTATTAGGGGCTGTAATTTTGGTTGTTTCTTCTTATTTGATTCCGCTTCTTGCTGGAACTGGGGCACTGATGACCTCGTCAAGCGAGTGGAGTGATGGATATTTTGCAGAAGTTGGAATGTTGATTGGaggagtttggcttaaatggtggATCCAAGCGGCGGCGGCTATGTCGAATCTGGGACTGTTTGAAGCAGAAATGAGCGGTGATGCCTTTCAGCTTCTCGGCATGAGTGAGATGGGGATGCTACCTGCTATTTTTTCTAAAAG ATCCAAATACGGGACGCCCACTTTTAGCATTCTATGTTCTGCTACTGGAGTAATCTTCTTGTCATGGATGAGTTTTCAAGAAATTTTGGAATTTCTAAACTTCTTATATGCCATAGGAATGCTTCTTGAATTTGCAGCTTTTATAAGACTCAGAATAAAGAAACCAGAACTACATAGACCTTATAAAGTTCCCTTAGGAACATTTGGTGCGACATTGTTATGTGTACCTCCTTCGATATTGCTCGTTCTTGTAATGTGCCTGGCTTCACTAAGAACATTCGTAGTAACCGGAGCTGTCATTATCGTCGGATTCATATTATATCCGGCTTTACTTCATGCCAAGGACCAGAAATGGATTAAATTTGTTACGGAACAACCAGAAGTATCTTCTTCTGGTACCGTTACAACGGCGGTGGGACATGAAACGGCGGTCGTAGATGAAGCATCGATCATGCTTCTCTCGGATTTGTCAAGTATAAAGACGGATGACTAA
- the LOC126660926 gene encoding FAD-linked sulfhydryl oxidase ERV1, producing the protein MSDNPLQPIFLTLQNFSNCIQTHVSNFLAQHNNFQLSIDSKKPVFSISSSSQIINPSNVDTNLFNKGKSAAPVTKEELGRATWTFLHTLAAQYPENPTRQQKKDVKELMGILSRMYPCKECADHFKEVLRVNPVQAGSHAEFSRWLCYVHNVVNRSIGKLVFPCERVDARWGKLECEQRACDLQGITSTFGD; encoded by the exons ATGTCAGATAATCCTTTACAGCCAATCTTTCTAACCCTACAGAATTTTTCAAATTGCATTCAAACCCATGTCTCCAATTTTCTAGCCcagcataataattttcaattatcaaTTGATAGTAAAAAGCCAgtcttttcaatttcatcctCCTCTCAAATAATAAACCCATCAAATGTTGACACTAATCTTTTCAATAAG GGAAAATCTGCTGCACCAGTGACTAAAGAGGAGCTTGGAAGAGCTACTTGGACTTTCCTTCACACTCTTGCTGCTCAG TATCCGGAAAATCCAACCAGACAACAGAAGAAGGATGTAAAAGAACTG ATGGGAATATTATCTCGGATGTACCCTTGCAAGGAATGTGCAGACCATTTTAAAGAAGTTCTAAG AGTAAATCCTGTACAAGCTGGATCCCATGCTGAGTTCTCTCGATGGTTATGCTATGTTCATAATGTAGTTAACAGAAG CATCGGCAAATTGGTATTTCCATGTGAGCGAGTTGATGCAAGATGGGGCAAGCTAGAATGTGAGCAAAGAGCATGCGATCTACAAGGAATTACATCAACTTTTGGAGATTAA
- the LOC126660847 gene encoding uncharacterized protein LOC126660847 isoform X2: protein MANQSAASGSSSSPQPLEQGFEDDESMMVYGSEPGWVEAKTSCDHLGGSLCGDLTHIPGPDTPCHSRFVNKHMLQHYHETTHCVALSYSDLSVWCFACDAYLDAQVIMQLRPVYETAYILKFGEAPPFRAVELTQDGTSSST, encoded by the exons ATGGCGAACCAGTCTGCTGCTTCTGGTTCTTCTTCATCTCCTCAACCTCTA GAACAAGGATTTGAAGATGATGAGTCGATGATGGTATACGGTTCGGAGCCGGGTTGGGTCGAGGCTAAAACAAGCTGTGATCATTTGGGTGGTTCTTTATGTGGTGATCTCACTCATATTCCTGGTCCTGATACTCCTTGTCACAG CCGTTTCGTGAATAAACATATGCTACAACATTATCACGAAACGACACACTGTGTTGCTCTCAGCTATAG TGACTTGTCGGTTTGGTGCTTTGCCTGTGATGCATATCTAGATGCTCAAGTGATTATGCAGCTGAGGCCTGTCTACGAGACTGCTTACATCTTGAAATTTGGCGAAGCCCCTCCTTTTCGTGCCGTTGAGCTTACACAAGATGGTACATCTTCTAGTACTTAA
- the LOC126660847 gene encoding uncharacterized protein LOC126660847 isoform X1 — translation MANQSAASGSSSSPQPLEQGFEDDESMMVYGSEPGWVEAKTSCDHLGGSLCGDLTHIPGPDTPCHRCQHPNENWLCLSCKDVLCSRFVNKHMLQHYHETTHCVALSYSDLSVWCFACDAYLDAQVIMQLRPVYETAYILKFGEAPPFRAVELTQDGTSSST, via the exons ATGGCGAACCAGTCTGCTGCTTCTGGTTCTTCTTCATCTCCTCAACCTCTA GAACAAGGATTTGAAGATGATGAGTCGATGATGGTATACGGTTCGGAGCCGGGTTGGGTCGAGGCTAAAACAAGCTGTGATCATTTGGGTGGTTCTTTATGTGGTGATCTCACTCATATTCCTGGTCCTGATACTCCTTGTCACAG GTGCCAACATCCGAATGAGAACTGGCTATGTTTGTCATGCAAGGATGTCCTTTGCAGCCGTTTCGTGAATAAACATATGCTACAACATTATCACGAAACGACACACTGTGTTGCTCTCAGCTATAG TGACTTGTCGGTTTGGTGCTTTGCCTGTGATGCATATCTAGATGCTCAAGTGATTATGCAGCTGAGGCCTGTCTACGAGACTGCTTACATCTTGAAATTTGGCGAAGCCCCTCCTTTTCGTGCCGTTGAGCTTACACAAGATGGTACATCTTCTAGTACTTAA
- the LOC126662338 gene encoding QWRF motif-containing protein 2 encodes MVAAISSDNINKTLTTRPPLEKDQQNNGNVQSRKPRGKQVPSRYMSPSPSSSSSTTTTTTNTSTSSNSVSSASVSKRFGSPLVSRSANSVSATKRSQSVDRKRPVGLSRPFTANPEAKQAGSEMSAASRMLITSTRSLSVSFQGETFSLPISKAKAVSSSSSSPNVARKATPERRRSTPVRDQGDNSRGLDQHRWPGRSRDGNSGLNERNHLLSRSFDYNGSVGSGLMTVRSLQQSLINDERRLSLDLGNAKQNPDSSLVNESSGTGDLSASDSDSVSSGSTSGRHDFGNGISRGNSGARGIIVSARFWQETNSRLRRLQDPGSPLSTSPNPRMSVSSKTVQSKRFSSDSPTASPRTVSSSPIRGATRPASPSKLWTPPASSPSRGISSPSRVRHMNGNSGSTPSILSFSVDLRRGKIGEERIVDAHMLRLLYNRYLQWRFANARADATFFVQKLNAEKNLWNAWVTISELRHSVTLRRVKLLLLRQKLKLTSILKGQITCLEEWSLLDRDHFNSLEGAMEALKASTLRLPIVGKTIADVQNLKDAVGSAVDVMHVMASSICLLSSKVEEINSLVAELMNVTAKEKFLLEQCKDFLSALAAMQVKDCSLRTHLIQLNRLPAS; translated from the exons ATGGTGGCTGCTATTTCTAGTGATAATATTAACAAAACCCTAACAACAAGACCTCCATTAGAGAAAGATCAGCAAAATAATGGTAATGTTCAGTCTAGAAAACCTAGAGGCAAACAAGTTCCTTCTAGGTATATGTCACCTTCACcctcttcttcatcttctacaACTACTACAACTACAAATACTTCAACTAGTTCAAATTCTGTTTCATCTGCTTCAGTTTCTAAGAGATTTGGTTCACCATTGGTTTCAAGGTCTGCAAATTCTGTTTCTGCTACTAAAAGATCCCAATCTGTTGATAGGAAGAGACCAGTTGGTTTGTCTAGGCCATTTACAGCAAATCCTGAAGCTAAACAAGCTGGTAGTGAAATGTCAGCTGCTAGTAGAATGTTGATTACTTCTACTAGGAGTTTATCGGTTTCGTTTCAAGGTGAAACTTTTTCGCTTCCTATTAGTAAAGCAAAGGCTGTgtcttcttcgtcttcttcgCCAAATGTGGCTCGAAAAGCTACTCCGGAAAGGCGGAGATCGACGCCTGTTAGAGATCAAGGTGATAATTCTAGAGGTTTGGATCAGCATAGATGGCCCGGGAGAAGTAGAGATGGGAATTCGGGTTTGAATGAGAGGAATCATTTGTTGTCTAGGAGTTTTGATTATAATGGGAGTGTGGGATCTGGGTTGATGACTGTTAGGTCGTTGCAGCAGTCTTTGATTAATGATGAGAGAAGGTTGAGTTTGGATTTAGGCAATGCTAAGCAAAATCCAGATAGTAGTTTAGTGAATGAATCGTCTGGTACTGGTGATCTCAGTGCTTCTGATAGTGATAGTGTTTCTTCTGGAAGCACTTCGGGTAGGCATGATTTTGGTAATGGGATTTCGAGAGGTAATAGTGGTGCTCGTGGAATTATAGTTTCTGCAAGATTTTGGCAAGAAACTAATAGCAGGCTGAGACGGTTGCAGGATCCTGGTTCGCCACTATCGACCAGTCCCAATCCAAGAATGAGTGTTTCTTCAAAGACTGTTCAATCAAAAAGATTTAGTAGTGATAGTCCTACGGCATCTCCAAGAACAGTTAGTTCTTCACCTATTAGGGGAGCTACAAGGCCTGCTTCACCTAGTAAACTGTGGACCCCTCCGGCTTCATCTCCATCAAGAGGAATTTCTAGTCCTTCAAGAGTGAGACATATGAATGGCAATTCAGGAAGTACGCCTTCAATTCTTAGTTTTTCAGTTGATTTAAGGAGAGGAAAAATTGGAGAAGAACGAATTGTTGATGCACATATGTTGAGGCTTCTGTATAACCGTTACTTGCAGTGGCGGTTTGCAAATGCAAGGGCAGATGCTACATTCTTTGTGCAGAAACTAAATGCAGAG AAAAATTTGTGGAACGCTTGGGTCACAATTTCAGAACTACGGCATTCTGTTACTCTTAGAAGAGTAAAGTTATTGTTGCTAAGACAAAAGCTGAAGCTAACTTCTATCCTCAAGGGACAA ATTACTTGCTTAGAAGAATGGTCTCTTCTGGACAGAGATCACTTTAATTCTTTGGAAGGAGCAATGGAAGCTTTGAAAGCCAGCACTCTCCGTCTTCCAATTGTCGGAAAAACAATA GCTGATGTTCAAAATCTGAAGGATGCTGTTGGTTCAGCAGTTGATGTGATGCATGTGATGGCGTCCTCTATATGCTTGTTATCATCGAAG GTGGAAGAAATCAATTCCTTAGTGGCCGAACTTATGAATGTAACTGCAAAAGAGAAATTTTTGCTCGAACAATGTAAAGATTTCTTGTCCGCATTAGCGGCAATGCAG GTTAAGGACTGTAGCTTGAGAACGCATCTAATACAGTTAAACCGACTACCAGCAAGCTGA